The genomic interval CAGTCAGACCTACTATAAGTCGACGCTAACAATAAAATAGAACATCTGACGCTAGTTTATATTTGTTGACTTgtcatttgaaaaaataatatagcatCGATCAGACCTACTCTAAGTCGACACTaccaacaaaataaaacatcCAATACTAGTTTATATTCGTTGACTCGTCATTTGAAAACATTATATTGCGTCGAGTGGCTCGTCGCTAAAGCCAACAAGTTGTAGTCAACAAATTAGTTAGCGTCGACGACACTACGGTCAATTAATAAAAGTGGACAATTAAATAAAAGTcaactttattaataatatagcGTTGGACAAGTCGACGCTATGATcaacaattgaaaaataaacaacaaagaacaaatcaaatcaatgtAGTTAAATCACCCCGCTCCTATTCCCTTTTCCCATCTCTCCCCAACTCCATTGGTCTTCCCTGAGGTCCATCGTTACCCACCTCAATGATGAGTCCTCCTTAGAGCGAATTTGTTTTTGCCGGATCTCCAAATTAAAAACAAGGGGAAATGAAATAGCACACAAAAACTTAATGATACATTTAGGTTTTATATAGACAAAAGCTAtcaacaatatatttttcaataattttaaatagaaaattaaacaaatataaaaagtttatcaattaaataataattcataaatACAAAATAGCATTATATAAAGTGaagtcataaaaaaaaatgcaaagtGACACCATCACAATTGATCTCTTAGTTACTCTTTGTAATATTCACAATTTAATATCACAAGTTTCATTtcaattaatcacacatacaaaccaaaactatatatattacAAAAGTACTACAATGTAAATGATTAGATTTATACCACTTCATAAGATgtattgatataatatatatatataNNNNNNNNNNNNNNNNNNNNNNNNNNNNNNNNNNNNNNNNNNNNNNNNNNNNNNNNNNNNNNNNNNNNNNNNNNNNNNNNNNNNNNNNNNNNNNNNNNNNNNNNNNNNNNNNNNNNNNNNNNNNNNNNNNNNNNNNNNNNNNNNNNNNNNNNNNNNNNNNNNNNNNNNNNNNNNNNNNNNNNNNNNNNNNNNNNNNNNNNNNNNNNNNNNNNNNNNNNNNNNNNNNNNNNNNNNNNNNNNNNNNNNNNNNNNNNNNNNNNNNNNNNNNNNNNNNNNNNNNNNNNNNNNNNNNNNNNNNNNNNNNNNNNNNNNNNNNNNNNNNNNNNNNNNNNNNNNNNNNNNNNNNNNNNNNNNNNNNNNNNNNNNNNNNNNNNNNNNNNNNNNNNNNNNNNNNNNNNNNNNNNNNNNNNNNNNNNNNNNNNNNNNNNNNNNNNNNNNNNNNNNNNNtatatatatatattgatataagtatcttttaacaacaaaataaaaattaaatccaataataaaaattaaatgacaaATTTGATCAATCATTTCTATATCAACATTAGAACAAGTAATCAAACAAAGAGGTAACTATTATTAAGTCACCTACAAAGCATCCCAAGTGAACcaatcaaaatcaaacaaacagGTAACTCACAACTGCATCAACCAAAGTAGTCAAACATAGAGGTATATTCTATGTGCacccactacaagaaaacactcattttgtggcccattttacaaatattttgtgtcccaaaaaaaccctcacaaattagtggcCGAAAAATCcatcacaaatacaaaaaattcaaatttgtctttatttgtggctgaaaaagccctcacaaaagactataattttagctggattttgtggttgcctaagccctcacaaaatgacaacttacctaagccctcacaaaatcacaaagttgtcattttgtgagggcttaggccgccacaaaattcaGCTGAAATTGGagtcctttgtgagggctttttcaacCACAAAATCAACCCTTTATGAGAGTAACGGCCGCCACAAAAGCAAGCCATTTGTGGCCGCTCAGGCCGCCATAAAATCATTGGTCCGTTGCACTTTGTGAGGGCAAAGGCCGCCAGAAATGCCCATTGATCTGTTGCAATTTGTGGCCACCCATGCCGCCACAAATTTCTTATTTTCTGACCGTTAAAGCCGCCACAAAagatcaataattttataaatatcattccactcctcttatcatttttcacttctaccttctctctaaactttctttctaaattttatctccaccttctctctacaaaaattatttctccaagGTTGTTCTTTACTatcttgaattttggtaagtttatattatatatttagtttttcaatttcatttttgatttgaagctatttaattaatgaatattattgaatttttattttgacagtggtgaTATAGTGTTTACTTCGAAGAGTTCTCAACTATGTGAAAGCTTTAAGTCAGACACTACccgacatcaagttagtattttatacattttaaatatagattagtaaaatatgtgatattataaatatatttatattatttttaaaatatataaaaagtttgTCATTCGAAATGTTATTATAGAAATTATgttatttacataatatatgataaataaaaattatggaaattatgttgtttacataatatatgataaataaaaatttgaaacacatgtaaaacttattgattttaatataactattttttaaaaaacattattaaaattgatgatattgatatttgttgttagttattaaaaagagttgtagttgagttcgtacaaaaaatatatatactttaacagtctctatttttgtttatatataaggagttattttatgaaaaatttcattaaaaatcatttaatattttattttggtttatataattatagtcttgataataatttattatattgtttgcaaatgctccccgaattgacatataaagtatgtgaaaatttatatataatgttttttaaaattttattttggtttatataattatatttttgataataatttattatattcacatcaacttcctcaacctcaaccagatcaaactccataccgaccaactatgccaacaacTGGCTTGATCAGACCatatttaaatcaacctcaaccagttATGGCTCTTCCTTTGACTAGTGGTGGTGTAGTTAAAGATGAAATCCAATTTTAAATCACgatgtctcctccaacacaaattaataatacttttgagggacttctgtCGTCGGGTAACATTCCAGCAAATAATGATGGAGGGAGTGGTGCGATTGATCAGAGAAATTATTATGATGATTAATGATGTACTtgaataatttcttaattttatttttggtttgtatgaacacattatatcttgtcctatttaattatggtgtgtttaatttttggtttgtaagacatgatttattaattttggaatattttatttggtttggtagtaattactttaattaatattaatattatatttttatatataatagttattttaatttttaaatttaattttaatttaatttaatttaaatttaattttaatttaatttaatttaaatttaattttaattttaatttaaatattatatttttaatttaatttaaattttaattaaattgtatattatattttaaatttatatggatattagtttattatatataatatatttaatttaaatttaaatttaaattttaaatttatattgattataatttattatatataatatcaatttttaatattaatttcgaatttaataaaattatttttttaataaagtgaaACTTTTGTgacggcctaagccctcacaaaatatttattttttaatccgTTTCATCCTTCGTGAAgacctaaaccctcacaaagggagacatttgtggcggcctgggccccgcaaaagcttaattttaaaattcagctTTAACCTTTGTGgtggcctaagccctcacaaaaggaggaatttgtggcggcctaagcatTCACAAAATGAGGACTTTTTGGCAGCCTTTGCTCTCTCAAATGGCaacgaaaatttcaaattttgtggccgttttggccgccacaaaggtttgtgaccaccttatttgtggctgcctaaggccgccacaaatgtctcTTTTGTGGCTGCTTCCCCCCTTTGTGATGACTCACTAAgcgaaaaataggattttacaatgcttttttaagccatttacagcgctttttcaacaaaaaaaagcgctgtagaatcgagcgctgtaaaaagatacaacaacattttttaaaataaaaaagcgctataaaaaatgtagatatattgcacgcttgttatgcaccttttacagcgcttatttgaaaaagcactgtaaaatgtggattcaatatatgcattattatgcaccttttacaacgctttttcaaataagcgctgtaaaatatgcactcaatatatgcattattatgcatcttttacagcgcttatacgaaaaaagcgttgtaaaatgtgcactcaatatatgcattattatgcaccttttacatcgcttatttgaaaaagtgttataaaaggtgcattcaaaaTATGTATTATTAGGCACCTTTTACattgctttttcaaataagcgctgtaaaaggtgcattcaaaatatgcattattatgcaccttttgcagcgctttttcaaataagcgttgtaaaagaaatattcttattttagttttatttaaaaacgttgtaaatgaaatttttaaaaattgcttATTGGTTTTTTgtggcatttttttagaaagtgttgtcttttaatttttttccaaaatcattttcatctagaatcagttcacaatcagttcacataatcatttcacaatcagtacacaaaaacagaactatataacttaactttataacttaatttacacaacaacataactatattcatatacatattcagatattgtacaacaacacatattcatatatctgaatatacatattcagatattgtacaatatcacatattcatatacatataactaacattATTACACAGAACataactagctaccatatattcagatcccttgcaaCATGTtatttcccagcaaatcaaataatttttatttcaagcacatactgacaccagtcttcctttaattcaattagatctttctcagagtatgttggactggaattgtcaaagtactgtgcaatataaaaattgaacataaataagttagaatcaaatatatacataatttatatatgaaaaataaataattacgtaccctgaattatatggtgcaaagaacaacttatccttctctatatttcctaataagatatctacaatgtatttctttacattcactggatcgagtttacgcatcgaaagcttatgcagagacaagaatgaatatctatttgacaatctgtGCGTGCACACCAAcatctcatacaaaaaccttcaacggaaatttcaaattagattaattaccaataaatttaattaattaccaataaatgcaattaaaagtattttttttacctaatgtataagctgatgacaATAGCACTccgctccttatggttgagaagttcgtatatgtgctccttttcaagaaattcttcatactcatctccgaatatagctttattcatgcttatgatgcgtgaatcgtcgttgctgcccatattcttttttacttggatgtcaagacacgacccgTATTTAGCAAGACATGGCTGACTTATATTAGGAGCAGTAGCAAttgattttccccgatccagttttttagcagcaactttggcagctttattaccctccaccttttgaagtttgccagctttattaccctccaatttttgaggtttgctggCTTTATTTTGCTGTGCGAgtggtttatttgattgaatctgaaaaaatgaggttacatgttagtttattgaatctgaaaaaatgacaaaccttacagaataaatgtgacaaaccttttccggCGATGTAATTGACTCGTTTCTGGAAATCTTCTTATTATTCCCTTTAG from Cicer arietinum cultivar CDC Frontier isolate Library 1 chromosome 5, Cicar.CDCFrontier_v2.0, whole genome shotgun sequence carries:
- the LOC113786564 gene encoding uncharacterized protein, encoding MKFLGEAVGSYVTWPTHLVVLNKILKKPKGNNKKISRNESITSPEKIQSNKPLAQQNKASKPQKLEGNKAGKLQKVEGNKAAKVAAKKLDRGKSIATAPNISQPCLAKYGSCLDIQVKKNMGSNDDSRIISMNKAIFGDEYEEFLEKEHIYELLNHKERSAIVISLYIRFLYEMLVCTHRLSNRYSFLSLHKLSMRKLDPVNVKKYIVDILLGNIEKDKLFFAPYNSGTLTIPVQHTLRKI